Part of the Betaproteobacteria bacterium genome, CCGGGGGGAGAGGGGAGCGTCGCGTCCGTATTGGACTGTCGTCCAATACGGAACGATCAATAGTTGGGCTCGTACACCGGTGGTTGCAGCGGACAGTCACCGGCGTGCTTCGCTCGCCGGCTCCTGCAGCTGAGCGCGACCATTCGACATCCTCGTGTTGACACCCCGGGAAGCCGGGAGTACCTTCCGCACCCAGCACTACGGCGCCGATTTGACCTCAGCTTGCGGGCGCCTAATAAAACCGGCTAAAGCGAAGGCAACCCAGCCCGCGCAGTCGGCTGGGTTTTTTGTTTCTGGACGACATTTTCTCGTGAAGGCTGAATTGCCACTACCGGATAACGGCGTCGGCCTGGTCGCGCCGAAGACGGCGCACTTCGCCGAGCCGCTCAAGCTGCGCAGCGGTGCAGTGCTGTCCGACTATCAGCTGATGTACGAGACCTACGGGGAGCTCAACGCCGAGCGCACCAACGCGGTTCTGGTCTGTCACGCGCTGAATGCTTCCCACCATGTCGCCGGCTGGTATGCGGACGATCCCAAGAGCATCGGCTGGTGGGACAACATGGTCGGTCCCGGCAAGCCGCTCGATACCGACCGCTTCTTCGTGCTCGGCGTGAACAATATCGGCGGCTGTCACGGCTCGACCGGCCCGACCAGCATCGATGCCGCGACGGGCAAGCCGTATGGCGCGAGCTTTCCGGTCGTCACGGTGGAGGACTGGGTTGCCGCCCAGGTGCGTCTTGCCGATCACCTCGGCATCCAGCGCTTCTGCGCCGTAATGGGCGGCAGCCTCGGCGCCATGCAGGCGCTGCAATGGACCATCGATCAGCCCGAGCGCGTGGCGCATGCGATCGTGATCGCTGCCGCGCCGAAGCTCTCCACCCAGAACATCGCCTTCAACGAGGTCGCCCGCCAGGCGATCATCTCGGACCCTGATTTCAACGGCGGCGACTACTACGCGCACGACACGCTTCCGCGCCGGGGGCTTCGCATCGCGCGCATGATTGGCCACATCACCTATCTCTCCGACGACGCGATGATGGAGCGCTTCGGGCGTGTGCTGCGCGCGGACGACTTCCGCTTCCACTTCGACGTCGACTTCGAGGTGGAATCGTACCTGCGCCACCAGGGGGAGAAATTCGCCGAAGTTTTCGACGCCAACACGTATTTGCGGATCACCCGCGCGCTCGACTACTTCGATCCGGCCAAGCAGCACGGCGGCAGCCTCACCCGCGCGCTCGCGCTGGCGCAGGCGAGCTTCCTCGTCATCTCGTTCACCTCCGACTGGCGCTTTTCGCCGGCGCGCTCGCGCGAGATCGTCAAGGCGCTGCTCGACAACAAGCGCAACGTCACCTACGCCGAGATCGACGCACCGCACGGCCACGACGCCTTCCTGCTCGACAACGCGCACTATCACGAGGTCGTGCGCGAATACTTCAACCGGCTGGCGCGCGAGCTTGCCGGCGCAGCGCTGCCTTGAACGCCACCCTGCAAGCGCGTTCCGACTTCAACGTCATCGCGCGCTGGATACCGCAGCATGCCCGCGTGCTCGACCTGGGCTGCGGCGACGGCTCGCTGCTGCAGTTCCTGGCGCAGACCCGCGGCGTGCACGGCTACGGCGTGGAGATCAGCCCGGAAAACATCGTCGCCTGCGTGCGCAACGGCGTGAACGTCATTCAGGACGACCTGGAGACGGGCCTGGCCGAGATCGAAACCGATTCCTTCGACTTCGTGATTCTTTCGCAAACGCTGCAGGCGATGCGCCATACCGAAGCGATCGTCGACGAGATGCTGCGCGTGGGCCGGCAGGCGATCGTGACCTTTCCCAATTTCGGCTACTGGCGTAACCGCCTGGCGGTCGCCCGCGGCAACATGCCGGTATCGGAGAACCTGCCCTACGAGTGGTACGACACGCCCAACGTGCACCTGTGCACCATCGACGACTTCGAGCGCTTTTGCGCCAGGCGCAAGGTACGCATCTGCGAGCGGGTGGTGTTGAGCGACGGGGCCGAGGTCGGAATGGCTCCGAACCTCTTCGGCCAGCTTGCGGTCTATCGGTTCGAGCGCCTGCCCGCCTGAGCTGCGCGCGCCTCCGCGGCTGCCTCTTCGGGCATCAGCCGTCGCATCCAGCGCAGCAGCGCCAGGCCCGGCAACGCGATCAGCGCGCAGGCGAGAAAGAAGGTGCTCCAGCCGAGCGATTGCGCCAGCCAGCCGGTCGGCGCCGCGGCCAGTACGCGTGGTATGCCCATGAGGCTCGACAGCAGCGCGTATTGGGTTGCCGTGAAGCGCCGGTCGGTGAGCGCACCCATGAAGCCCACGAACGCCGCCGTGCCCAGCCCTGCAGTCAGGTTTTCCACGGCGATGACGGTCGCCAGCGCGGGCAGGCTCGGCGGCAATCCCGAGAGCACGACGAATCCGAACGTCGACACCATCTGGCCGATGCCGAACAGCCACAGCGCGCGCTTGAGCCCAATGCGCAGGATCCAGATGCCGCCCAGGGTCGCCCCAGCGATCGTCGCCCAGAAGCCGAACAGCTTCACCACCGCGCCGATCTCGCTCTTGCTGTAGCCCAGATCGAGGTAGAACGGCGTCGTCATCGCGGACGCGAGCGTGTCGCCCAGCTTGTAGAGCAGGATGAACGCCAGCGCGAGCCATGCGCCTTCACGCGTGAAGTAATCGCGAAACGGCAGCACCACCGCCTCGGCCAGCGAGCGCGGCCGCCCCGGCGGCAGCGGCGGCTCGGGTGCGACCAGGCTCACGACCACGCAAGCCGCCATGAATGCAGCGAGCAGCCGATACATCTCGGGGAACGACAGCACGTCGGCCAGGATGAGCCCGCCACCGCCAGCGAGCAGCATGCCGATCCGATAGCCGTTCACGTACATCGCCGAGCCGAGACCCAGCTCGAGATCGGTAAGGCTCTCGCGGCGATGGGCGTCGACCACGATATCCTGCGAGGCGGAGAAAAACGCGACCATCAGAGCGGCGACCGAAACCGCGACCAGATCATCGGACGTCGGGTTGGCGTAGCTGAGCGCGACCAGCGCCGCCGCCAGCGCCGCCTGCGTGACCACGAGCCAGCCCCGACGCCGGCCGAGAACCGGCAGCGCATAGCGGTCGAACAGCGGCGACCAGAGGAACTTGAGCGTGTAGGGCAGACCTACCAGGGCGAACAGGCCGATGCGGGCGAGATCGACGCCGCCGTCGCGCAACCATGCCTGCAGCACCGAACCGGTCAGCAGCAGCGGTAGACCCGACGCGAACCCCATCAGCGCCGCGATCAGCATCCGGACGCTGAAGACGGCCCGCAGCGTTTGCGTCCAGGACGCTCGCACTGGCTGGCCCGCGGCCTCGCCGGTTGGCTGCCCTGCGTCGCTCAAGCGGGTTTTCCGGAGGCGAGCGACCGGGGACAACCGGCGTCAACAGGCATGATCGAAATCGATCGTCAGCGGCGCATGGTCGGAGAAACGCTTGCGCGTGTAGATTGCCGCTGCGCGAGCGCACGCGGCCAGGCCCGGCGTCGCGATCTGGTAGTCGATCCGCGCCACCCTACGTTCTTGGCCCAGGCTTCGCCACGGCTCGACCACCAGGTGTAGCGCTCGGGGCGTGGATCGAGGCGCCTAAACACATCGACGAATCCCAGCTCGTCGAACACGCGCGTGAGCCAGGCGCGCTCTTCGGGCAGGAACCCGGAGTTCTTCCGGTTGGCGCGCCAGTTCTTGAGGTCGATCTCGCGGTGCGCGATGTTCCAGTCGCCGCACAGCAAAACCTCGCGCCCGCAGGCACGCAGCCGGGCGAGATGCGGGAAGAAGCGCTCCATGAACCGGAACTTCACGATCTGCGCATCGAGATCGCACTCCTGCGCCTTCAACTCCTGCACGCATATGACATCGGCGCGGCTACGAGCGAGCCAGGCGAACGCGCCCTTGGCCGCCGCCGAGCGAACTCCGTTGAGATTCAAGGTGATTGCGCGTAACATAGGTCGGGGTGGACAGATGACTGATTTCAGGAAGGATTTCTTTCGCTTCGCAGCCTCGCAGCGGGCCCTGCTGTTCGGTGAGTTCGTCACCAAAGCGGGACGCACGTCGCCCTACTTCTTCAATGCCGGAATGTTCGCGAGCGGCGCGGCGCTGGCGCGCCTGTGCGAATTCTACGCGAAAGCCATTGCCGCGGCCGGCGTCGAGTACGACATGTTGTTCGGCTCCGCCTACAAGGGCATACCGCTCGCCGCCGGGGTGGCGATGTCGCTCGCATCGCGCGGGCGCGACGTTGCATTCTGCTTCAACCGCAAGGAAGCGAAGGATCACGGCGAGGGCGGCACGGTGATCGGGGCGCCGCTCGCAGGCCGTGTCCTGATCGTGGACGACGTGATCTCGGCCGGAACGTCGGTGCGCGAGTCGGTCGGCATCATTCGCGCCCATCATGCAACGCCCTGCGCCGTTGCGATCGCGCTCGATCGGATGGAGCGCGGAGCCGCAGCACTGTCGGCAACCCAGGAAGTGGAGCAGGCGTACGGCATTCCGGTCGTCAGCATTGCGACCCTCGACGATCTGGTGGAGTTCGTACGCGCGGAGCCGAGCTACGCTTCGCATCTGCAAGCCGTACTGAGTTATAGCAGCCGTTTCGGAACCACCGTCCATGCGCGCTGAGCGGGCGGCCGCCGCCGTTGTCATGAGCCTCGCGTTGAGCGTCGGCCATGCGGCCTTGTATAAGTGGGTCGACGACAAAGGACGCGTCCAGTACAGCGACAAGCCGCCGAGCGACCGGGACAAGAGCGCGGTGCAGATGACCAACCGCGGGGTGATCATCAAGAAAATCGAACCGGGCATGAGCGCCGAGCAGAAGAAGGCGCAGGAAGAGGAGTCGGCGCGCAAAAAGCAGGAGGACCTCAAGGCGGTCGAGCAGCGCAGGAAGGACAACGCGTTGCTGCTGTCGTTTACCAGCGTGCAGGAAATCGACATGAAGCGCGACCGCGAGGTGCAGGCGCTCGATGCGATCATCGCCAACCTGCGCGGGCAGGAGCGCTCGATGAGCGAGCGCATCGCCGAGGATCGCAGGCGCCTGGATCTTTACGCCAAGCGCAAGAAGCCGCCGCCCGAGTCCGTGCAGGAAGACACTCAGCGCAATCAAGCGCAGATGAAAGTGCTCCGCGACGAGATCGAGCGCCACCACCAGGAAACTCTTGCCACCCGGGCGAAGTACGAAGTGCTCAAGAAACGCTATCAGGAGCTGCGCGAGGAGCAGGCGGCAGGCACGGCAGCCACCGCGGCCCAGACGCCTGCCAAGAAATAGGGTTACGGTCATTCCCGCGCAGGCGGGAATCCAGGGATCTATCTCTGGGTTCCCGTTTTCACGGGAACGACGGAGTTGGGCCATCCCACGCACGGCAGTTGCGGCACGAGCGATGTCTAGCCGGGCGCATCCAGTTTCCGCCGCAGAATCTCATTCACCTGCTGCGGATTTGCCTTGCCCTTGCTGGCCTTCATCACCTGACCCACCAGGGCGTTGAACGCTTTCGCCTTCCCGGCCCGGTAGTCCGCCACCTGCGCGGCGTTCTGCGCCAGCACCTCGCCGGCGAGCTTGTCCAGCTCGGAGCTGTCCGAGATCTGGCGCAGCCCACGCCGCTCGATGATCGCATCGACTTCACCCTCGCCCGCCCACAGCGCCTCGAACACCTCGCGCGCCATCTTGCCCGAAAGGGTTCCGTCGGCCACGCGCTCGACCAGCACGCGCAGCTGCCCCGGAGCGACCCTGCTTTGCGTGATATCGCAGCCCGCTTCGTTCAACCGGGCCGCCAAGGCGCCGGTCATCCAGTTGGCCACGAGCTTCGGAGCCGAACCCGACAGGCCATCCGAGGCCGCCTCGTAATACTGCGCGAGCTCGCGCGATGCCGTCAGCAAACCGGCGTCGTAGGGCGTCAAGCCGAATGCAGCGACGAAGCGGTTGCGCTTGGCGTCCGGCAGCTCGGGCATCGATTGCGCGATCTCGGCCAGCGAATCGGCGCCGATCTCGAGCGGCAGCAGATCGGGGTCGGGGAAGTAGCGGTAGTCGTGCGCGTCCTCCTTGCTGCGCATGGTGCGCGTTTCGTCGCGCTCGGGATCGAACGAGCGCGTCTCCTGGCGGATCGTTCCGCCGTCTTCCAGGATCTCGACCTGGCGCCGCGCCTCGTACTCGATCGCCCGCTCCAGGAAGCGGAACGAATTGAGGTTCTTGATCTCGCAGCGCGTGCCCAGGTCGGTCGTGCCGGCGGGGCGCACCGACACGTTGGCGTCCATGCGAAACGAGCCTTCCTGCATGTTGCCGTCGCAGATGTCGAGCCAGCGCACCAGGGCGTGCAAGGTCTTGCCATAAGCGACCGCCTCGGCCGCGCTGCGCATGTCGGGCTCCGAGACGATCTCGAGCAGCGGCGTGCCGGCGCGGTTCAAGTCGATTGCGCTCATGTCGTGAAAATCTTCGTGCAGCGACTTGCCGGCATCCTCTTCCAGGTGCGCGCGCGTGAGCCGGACGGTCTTGGTGCTCTCGCCGAGCACGATCTGCAGATGGCCGTGCTGCACGACCGGAATCTCGTACTGGCTGATCTGGTAGCCCTTCGGCAGATCGGGATAGAAGTAGTTCTTGCGCGCGAACACCGAACGCCGGTTCACGGTTGCGTCCACGGCGAAACCGAAGCGCACCGCCTTCACCACCGCGGCCGCATTGAGCACGGGCAGCACGCCCGGCAGCGCCACGTCGATCTCGCACGCCTGGGTGTTGGGCTCGGCGCCGAACGCGGTGGATGCGCCCGAGAAAATCTTCGAGCGCGTCGAGAGCTGCACGTGGGTTTCCAGCCCGATGACGGTTTCCCATTGCATGATTGCCTTTCCTCGAACGCTCAGTCGGCAAAGCCCGCCGGCAAACGCCGGTGCCAATCGGTCGCACGCTGGTACTGGTGCGCGACGTTGAGCAGGCGCGCCTCGGCGAAGTAGTTGCCGATCGACTGCAGCCCCACAGGCAACCCGGCCGCATCGAAGCCCGCCGGGATCGATAGCCCGGGCAGGCCGGCGAGATTGACCGCGATGGTGTAGATGTCCGACAGATACATCTGCACCGGGTCGCTGGTGCGGCTGCCCAGCTCGAACGCCGTGGTGGGACTGGTCGGTCCCATGATCACGTCGCATTTCTCGAACGCTGCCGCGAAATCGGCTGCAATCAGGCGCCGGATCTTCTGCGCCTTGAGGTAATAGGCATCGTAGTAGCCATGCGAAAGGACGTAAGTGCCGATCATGATGCGGCGCTTCACCTCCGCGCCGAAGCCCTCGGCACGGGTGCGCTCGTACATGTCGATCAAGTCGTCGAAAGCGCTCGCACGATAGCCGTAACGCACGCCGTCGTAGCGGGCGAGATTGCTCGATGCCTCGGCCGGCGCGAGCACGTAGTACACCGGAATCGACAGGCGCATGTTGGGCAGGCTCAGCTCGGCCGTGGTCGCACCCAGGCGCCGGTACTCCGCGATCGCCGCCTCGATCGCTGCCGCGACGCCGGGTTGTACGCCCTCGCCGAAGAATTCCTTCGGCAAGCCGATGCGCAGCCCCTCGAGCGGGCGTTCGAGCTCGCGGGCATAGTCTTCGGTCGCGCGCTCGAGGCTGGTCGAATCGCGCGGATCGAACCCTGCCATGGCGTTCAACATGAGGGCCAGGTCGTGGGCGCTGGTCGCGATCGGCCCGGCCTGGTCCAGGCTGGAAGCGAACGCGATCATGCCGAAGCGCGAGGCGACGCCGTAGGTGGGCTTGAGCCCGCACACCCCCGAGAGCGCTGCGGGCTGCCGGATCGAGCCGCCGGTATCGGTCCCGGTCGCGGCGAGCGCCAGCCGCGCGGCCACCGCTGCCGCCGAGCCGCCGGAGCTGCCGCCGGGAACTGCGCTGGCGCGCCAGGGATTGCGCACCGGGCCGAACCAGGAGGTTTCGTTCGACGAGCCCATCGCGAACTCGTCCATGTTGGTCTTGCCGAGGCTGACCGTACCGGCGGCCTCCAGCCGGGACACCACGTGCGCATCGTAGGGCGCGACGAAATTCTCCAGCATGCGCGAGCCGCAGGTGGTCCGCCAGCCGTTGGCGCAAAAGATGTCCTTGTGCAGGATCGGAATGCCGGTGAGCGGCCCCGCGGCGCCCCGGGCAATGCGCTCGTCCGCGGCGCGAGCGACGGCAAGGCTACGCGCCTCGTCGAGGGTGATGACTGCGTTCAGGCGCGAGTTGTGACGCCGGATGCGNNNNNNNNNNNNNNNNNNNNNNNNNNNNNNNNNNNNNNNNNNNNNNNNNNNNNNNNNNNNNNNNNNNNNNNNNNNNNNNNNNNNNNNNNNNNNNNNNNNNNNNNNNNNNNNNNNNNNNNNNNNNNNNNNNNNNNNNNNNNNNNNNNNNNNNNNNNNNNNNNNNNNNNNNNNNNNNNNNNNNNNNNNNNNNNNNNNNNNNNNNNNNNNNNNNNNNNNNNNNNNNNNNNNNNNNNNNNNNNNNNNNNNNNNNNNNNNNNNNNNNNNNNNNNNNNNNNNNNNNNNNNNNNNNNNNNNNNNNNNNNNNNNNNNNNNNNNNNNNNNNNNNNNNNNNNNNNNNNNNNNNNNNNNNNNNNNNNNNNNNNNNNNNNNNNNNNNNNNNNNNNNNNNNNNNNNNNNNNNNNNNNNNNNNNNNNNNNNNNNNNNNNNNNNNNNNNNNNNNNNNNNNNNNNNNNNNNNNNNNNNNNNNNNNNNNNNNNNNNNNNNNNNNNNNNNNNNNGCGTGCTTTCATGGTGCTTGCGTGTCGCTTCGTGCAATGCAATGCGGTATCATGTTTTATTCGCCTTCAAGGTCGCATTTCTGCGCGCTCCCCCGGGGAGCCACCGTCTATGTTCGGATTCCTGTCCACCTATTTCTACGACGACCTCGCTATCGATCTCGGCACCGCCAACACTCTCATTTTCGTTCGTGGCAAGGGCATCGTGCTGGACGAGCCCTCGGTCGTCGCCATCCGCCAGGAAGGCGGCGCGAACGGCAAGCGGCTGATCCAGGAAGTCGGTTTGGCGGCCAAGGCGATGCTCGGGCGAACCCCGCACAACATCATCGCGATCCGGCCGATGAAGGACGGTGTCATTGCCGACTTCACCGTCACCGAGCAGATGCTCAAGCACTTCATCAAGAAAGTGCTCGATTCGCGCGTCTTCAAGCCCAGCCCGCGCATCATCATT contains:
- the gatA gene encoding Asp-tRNA(Asn)/Glu-tRNA(Gln) amidotransferase subunit GatA gives rise to the protein RIRRHNSRLNAVITLDEARSLAVARAADERIARGAAGPLTGIPILHKDIFCANGWRTTCGSRMLENFVAPYDAHVVSRLEAAGTVSLGKTNMDEFAMGSSNETSWFGPVRNPWRASAVPGGSSGGSAAAVAARLALAATGTDTGGSIRQPAALSGVCGLKPTYGVASRFGMIAFASSLDQAGPIATSAHDLALMLNAMAGFDPRDSTSLERATEDYARELERPLEGLRIGLPKEFFGEGVQPGVAAAIEAAIAEYRRLGATTAELSLPNMRLSIPVYYVLAPAEASSNLARYDGVRYGYRASAFDDLIDMYERTRAEGFGAEVKRRIMIGTYVLSHGYYDAYYLKAQKIRRLIAADFAAAFEKCDVIMGPTSPTTAFELGSRTSDPVQMYLSDIYTIAVNLAGLPGLSIPAGFDAAGLPVGLQSIGNYFAEARLLNVAHQYQRATDWHRRLPAGFAD
- the gatB gene encoding Asp-tRNA(Asn)/Glu-tRNA(Gln) amidotransferase subunit GatB, producing the protein MQWETVIGLETHVQLSTRSKIFSGASTAFGAEPNTQACEIDVALPGVLPVLNAAAVVKAVRFGFAVDATVNRRSVFARKNYFYPDLPKGYQISQYEIPVVQHGHLQIVLGESTKTVRLTRAHLEEDAGKSLHEDFHDMSAIDLNRAGTPLLEIVSEPDMRSAAEAVAYGKTLHALVRWLDICDGNMQEGSFRMDANVSVRPAGTTDLGTRCEIKNLNSFRFLERAIEYEARRQVEILEDGGTIRQETRSFDPERDETRTMRSKEDAHDYRYFPDPDLLPLEIGADSLAEIAQSMPELPDAKRNRFVAAFGLTPYDAGLLTASRELAQYYEAASDGLSGSAPKLVANWMTGALAARLNEAGCDITQSRVAPGQLRVLVERVADGTLSGKMAREVFEALWAGEGEVDAIIERRGLRQISDSSELDKLAGEVLAQNAAQVADYRAGKAKAFNALVGQVMKASKGKANPQQVNEILRRKLDAPG
- a CDS encoding homoserine O-acetyltransferase, whose translation is MKAELPLPDNGVGLVAPKTAHFAEPLKLRSGAVLSDYQLMYETYGELNAERTNAVLVCHALNASHHVAGWYADDPKSIGWWDNMVGPGKPLDTDRFFVLGVNNIGGCHGSTGPTSIDAATGKPYGASFPVVTVEDWVAAQVRLADHLGIQRFCAVMGGSLGAMQALQWTIDQPERVAHAIVIAAAPKLSTQNIAFNEVARQAIISDPDFNGGDYYAHDTLPRRGLRIARMIGHITYLSDDAMMERFGRVLRADDFRFHFDVDFEVESYLRHQGEKFAEVFDANTYLRITRALDYFDPAKQHGGSLTRALALAQASFLVISFTSDWRFSPARSREIVKALLDNKRNVTYAEIDAPHGHDAFLLDNAHYHEVVREYFNRLARELAGAALP
- the metW gene encoding methionine biosynthesis protein MetW; translated protein: MQARSDFNVIARWIPQHARVLDLGCGDGSLLQFLAQTRGVHGYGVEISPENIVACVRNGVNVIQDDLETGLAEIETDSFDFVILSQTLQAMRHTEAIVDEMLRVGRQAIVTFPNFGYWRNRLAVARGNMPVSENLPYEWYDTPNVHLCTIDDFERFCARRKVRICERVVLSDGAEVGMAPNLFGQLAVYRFERLPA
- a CDS encoding MFS transporter — encoded protein: MLIAALMGFASGLPLLLTGSVLQAWLRDGGVDLARIGLFALVGLPYTLKFLWSPLFDRYALPVLGRRRGWLVVTQAALAAALVALSYANPTSDDLVAVSVAALMVAFFSASQDIVVDAHRRESLTDLELGLGSAMYVNGYRIGMLLAGGGGLILADVLSFPEMYRLLAAFMAACVVVSLVAPEPPLPPGRPRSLAEAVVLPFRDYFTREGAWLALAFILLYKLGDTLASAMTTPFYLDLGYSKSEIGAVVKLFGFWATIAGATLGGIWILRIGLKRALWLFGIGQMVSTFGFVVLSGLPPSLPALATVIAVENLTAGLGTAAFVGFMGALTDRRFTATQYALLSSLMGIPRVLAAAPTGWLAQSLGWSTFFLACALIALPGLALLRWMRRLMPEEAAAEARAAQAGRRSNR
- a CDS encoding DUF4124 domain-containing protein, yielding MRAERAAAAVVMSLALSVGHAALYKWVDDKGRVQYSDKPPSDRDKSAVQMTNRGVIIKKIEPGMSAEQKKAQEEESARKKQEDLKAVEQRRKDNALLLSFTSVQEIDMKRDREVQALDAIIANLRGQERSMSERIAEDRRRLDLYAKRKKPPPESVQEDTQRNQAQMKVLRDEIERHHQETLATRAKYEVLKKRYQELREEQAAGTAATAAQTPAKK
- the pyrE gene encoding orotate phosphoribosyltransferase, with protein sequence MTDFRKDFFRFAASQRALLFGEFVTKAGRTSPYFFNAGMFASGAALARLCEFYAKAIAAAGVEYDMLFGSAYKGIPLAAGVAMSLASRGRDVAFCFNRKEAKDHGEGGTVIGAPLAGRVLIVDDVISAGTSVRESVGIIRAHHATPCAVAIALDRMERGAAALSATQEVEQAYGIPVVSIATLDDLVEFVRAEPSYASHLQAVLSYSSRFGTTVHAR